The following are encoded in a window of Caldicellulosiruptor danielii genomic DNA:
- a CDS encoding radical SAM protein, with translation MELPKRIIGEAVLKQVIRYLSNNPEENIGKILDLTEKIVRRERDKWYIQSAKKYLLDPSSSWHHYAMRIIKETNPRVRERILINFFLNAGFIGVPKQLELIKKYDINIPYAILIDPTAACNLHCKGCWAGEYQKAAKLDYEILDRVVKEAQEIGVYFIIFSGGEPLLRKDDILKLCEKYEDTVFLSFTNATLMDDEFIEKVAKVGNLAFAISIDGFEKSTDERRGQGVFKKVVTAMEKLKEAGVVFGFSTTYHRYNVEEVSSDEYIDFLIEKGAKFGWYFTYVPVGKDADVSYMATPEQRAYMYRRIEEIRWSKPIFVLDFWNDGEPAGGCIAGGRRYLHINANGDVEPCAFIHFSNVNIKECSLLDALKSPLFMAYRKNIPFNENHLRPCPMIDNPLKLKKIVEESGAHPTQIGGETETAEELANKLIEYSEAWGKVADKLWEQRKQGIPQNKVDLSVIEEIKS, from the coding sequence ATGGAACTTCCAAAGAGGATAATAGGTGAAGCTGTATTAAAGCAGGTAATTAGATATCTTTCGAATAATCCGGAGGAAAACATAGGTAAGATTTTGGACCTTACAGAAAAGATAGTAAGGCGTGAGAGGGACAAATGGTATATACAGAGTGCTAAAAAGTATCTGCTTGACCCGAGCAGTTCTTGGCATCACTATGCAATGAGAATTATTAAGGAAACAAATCCAAGAGTTCGCGAGAGAATTCTTATCAATTTTTTCCTGAATGCTGGTTTTATTGGTGTTCCCAAACAACTTGAGCTTATCAAGAAATATGACATAAATATTCCATACGCTATTTTGATTGACCCGACAGCTGCTTGCAACTTGCACTGCAAAGGCTGCTGGGCAGGAGAATATCAAAAGGCTGCTAAACTTGATTATGAAATCTTAGACAGAGTAGTAAAAGAAGCTCAAGAGATAGGAGTATACTTTATAATCTTCTCTGGTGGAGAGCCACTTCTGAGAAAAGACGATATACTCAAGCTTTGCGAAAAGTACGAAGATACAGTATTCTTGTCATTCACAAATGCCACACTAATGGATGATGAATTCATTGAAAAGGTTGCAAAAGTAGGTAACTTAGCATTTGCAATCAGTATTGATGGCTTTGAAAAGTCAACTGACGAAAGACGCGGTCAAGGCGTGTTCAAAAAGGTTGTCACGGCAATGGAAAAACTAAAAGAAGCTGGTGTTGTGTTTGGATTTTCTACAACATATCATAGGTACAATGTAGAAGAGGTATCGTCTGATGAGTATATAGACTTTTTGATAGAAAAGGGTGCTAAGTTTGGCTGGTACTTCACATATGTTCCCGTTGGCAAGGATGCGGATGTATCGTACATGGCAACACCAGAGCAAAGAGCTTACATGTACAGAAGAATTGAGGAGATAAGATGGTCAAAACCAATATTTGTGCTTGATTTCTGGAATGATGGTGAACCTGCTGGTGGATGCATTGCAGGAGGAAGAAGATATCTTCATATCAATGCAAACGGCGATGTTGAACCTTGCGCATTTATCCATTTTTCAAATGTCAATATAAAAGAATGTTCGCTTTTAGATGCTTTAAAATCTCCACTGTTTATGGCATACAGAAAGAACATTCCATTTAATGAGAACCATCTGCGACCATGTCCTATGATAGACAATCCGCTCAAGCTCAAAAAGATTGTTGAAGAATCTGGTGCACATCCCACCCAAATTGGTGGTGAGACAGAGACAGCTGAAGAACTTGCAAACAAACTTATTGAATATTCAGAAGCTTGGGGCAAGGTTGCAGATAAACTTTGGGAGCAGAGAAAACAAGGTATTCCTCAGAACAAGGTTGATTTGTCTGTGATTGAAGAGATCAAAAGTTAA
- a CDS encoding ArsR/SmtB family transcription factor, which produces MTRLNEILYALSDTTRLRILNILAHREQNVSSLVQLIQESQPKVSRHLAYLKNVGLIEARNHAQKRIYSIKEDVFEKYPFLKTLIQDLAKVDIFANDLRLLSSLT; this is translated from the coding sequence ATGACAAGGCTAAATGAAATACTGTATGCTCTTTCAGACACAACAAGGCTCAGAATTTTAAATATATTGGCTCACCGCGAACAAAATGTAAGCAGTCTCGTTCAGCTGATTCAGGAAAGTCAGCCAAAAGTGTCTCGCCACCTTGCTTACCTTAAAAATGTTGGGCTTATAGAAGCCAGAAACCATGCGCAAAAAAGAATATATTCAATAAAAGAGGATGTTTTTGAAAAATACCCATTTTTAAAAACTCTCATCCAAGACCTTGCGAAGGTAGATATATTTGCAAATGATTTGAGACTCCTATCCTCTCTTACTTAA
- a CDS encoding Fur family transcriptional regulator, translated as MKSKDIKSILNSHNIKATQQRVEIYKVLQNSQQCVSADEILQALEAQNLKIDLATVYRNLELFVQNGIAVKSTINRKHFFEIKRNQHYHYFVCIKCNAKAEIVDCKINLIEEELNKMNFKILDHNLEVYGICNKCCGRENE; from the coding sequence ATGAAGTCTAAAGATATAAAGTCAATTCTAAACTCGCACAATATAAAAGCTACACAGCAGAGAGTTGAAATTTATAAGGTTTTGCAAAACTCTCAGCAGTGTGTATCTGCCGATGAAATACTGCAAGCTCTTGAAGCACAAAACCTCAAAATTGATCTTGCAACCGTATATAGAAACCTTGAACTTTTTGTTCAAAATGGAATTGCAGTGAAATCTACTATAAATAGAAAACATTTTTTTGAAATAAAGAGAAATCAGCATTACCACTATTTTGTATGTATAAAATGCAATGCAAAAGCCGAAATTGTAGACTGTAAGATAAATCTAATTGAAGAGGAATTAAACAAAATGAACTTTAAAATTCTGGACCACAATTTAGAAGTGTATGGTATATGCAATAAATGTTGTGGGAGGGAAAATGAATGA
- a CDS encoding metal ABC transporter substrate-binding protein: protein MKRIKLLTFLLLISFMVFLSGCKNEVLTTNKGTVYTTIYPLYSITKLIAGQKITVEKLVKDGAEIHSFEPSSRDIAKLTSAKAVIYLGLVDEWVKKPLEGTKVKIFRASEGIEFIDSDPHIWTSPKLLKKIARNIENALTSLDPKNKSYYQQNASKLIASLDRLDKEFSSVVKKLKRKEFLIAHPSFGYLARDYSLKQYSITGVNEEEEPSAQKMKEIVQFIKEKNIKYILVDPNENLPAVKTIAKDTGIKIVNIYGMGIVNSSQAKNETILSLMEKNLKAFEMVLK, encoded by the coding sequence ATGAAGAGGATAAAGCTGTTAACTTTTCTCCTTCTTATTAGCTTCATGGTTTTTTTAAGTGGATGCAAAAATGAAGTTTTAACTACAAACAAAGGCACAGTCTACACTACAATCTATCCTTTGTATTCTATTACAAAACTTATAGCAGGGCAGAAGATAACAGTTGAAAAGCTTGTTAAAGACGGTGCGGAAATTCACTCATTTGAACCATCTTCACGTGATATTGCCAAGCTCACATCAGCAAAAGCAGTGATATATCTTGGGCTTGTTGATGAGTGGGTTAAAAAACCTCTTGAGGGAACAAAGGTCAAAATCTTTAGAGCATCTGAAGGTATAGAGTTTATTGATAGTGACCCTCATATATGGACATCACCAAAGCTTTTAAAGAAAATAGCAAGAAATATTGAAAATGCCTTGACAAGCTTAGATCCAAAAAATAAAAGTTATTACCAACAAAATGCTTCAAAACTGATTGCAAGTCTTGATAGGCTTGATAAGGAATTTTCTTCTGTTGTGAAAAAATTAAAAAGAAAAGAGTTTCTAATTGCCCATCCATCTTTTGGCTACTTAGCAAGAGACTACAGCCTCAAGCAATATTCAATTACCGGTGTGAACGAAGAAGAAGAGCCGTCAGCTCAAAAAATGAAAGAGATTGTTCAGTTTATAAAGGAAAAGAACATAAAGTATATTTTAGTTGACCCAAATGAAAATTTGCCTGCTGTAAAGACTATCGCTAAAGACACTGGTATCAAAATTGTAAATATCTATGGAATGGGAATTGTAAATTCATCTCAAGCAAAAAATGAAACTATTCTCAGTCTTATGGAAAAGAACTTAAAAGCATTTGAAATGGTTTTAAAATAA
- a CDS encoding metal ABC transporter ATP-binding protein codes for MIELIDVNFYIDQKRILKDINLKIQKGEFAVIVGPNGSGKSTLLNIISGIYSPTSGKRLIFGKQHLTPQDRQKISFVPQKVTNFNQSFPLSVFETVLLGLVPKKGLLQRFSKQDFEKAEIILEKLQIKHLKNRLIGELSGGQQQRVFLARALISDPQILLLDEPTVGIDSLSEQLLFEILGEKKKEGTTILMVTHDVYAVTQHADTIICMGDGMIYTACSAKEFSPSKFESVYKYKIKKIEHRHSYTKKEQNNRM; via the coding sequence ATGATTGAACTTATAGATGTAAACTTTTATATTGACCAGAAAAGAATCCTAAAAGACATAAACCTCAAAATTCAAAAAGGTGAGTTTGCTGTCATAGTGGGCCCAAACGGTTCTGGTAAGAGTACACTTTTGAATATAATCTCTGGAATTTACTCTCCAACAAGCGGAAAAAGACTAATATTTGGCAAGCAGCATCTTACCCCACAGGATAGGCAGAAAATATCCTTTGTGCCTCAAAAGGTCACAAATTTTAATCAGAGCTTCCCTTTGAGCGTTTTTGAAACTGTACTTTTGGGACTTGTGCCAAAAAAGGGATTGCTCCAGAGATTTTCAAAGCAGGACTTTGAAAAAGCTGAAATCATTTTAGAAAAGCTCCAAATAAAGCACCTCAAAAATAGGCTCATAGGTGAGCTTTCTGGCGGACAGCAGCAAAGAGTATTTTTAGCCCGCGCACTCATATCAGACCCCCAAATACTTCTTTTAGATGAGCCAACTGTGGGGATAGATAGTCTCTCTGAGCAGCTTCTTTTTGAAATTCTTGGGGAGAAAAAGAAAGAAGGGACAACAATATTAATGGTAACACACGATGTGTATGCTGTAACCCAGCATGCTGATACCATAATCTGTATGGGGGATGGTATGATTTATACCGCTTGCAGCGCAAAAGAGTTTTCCCCCTCAAAGTTTGAAAGTGTGTACAAATACAAGATTAAGAAAATTGAGCACAGGCACTCTTATACCAAAAAAGAACAAAATAACAGGATGTGA